AGAAATAATATTGATACAGCTGCCATAGATTTTTGAACCAATCGCATACACCCTGGGGAAAAAGGTGTTGGGGGGAGAGAATGAGCTAATAACTACATTAATAATTTACAGCAAATAGGGAGCACACACTACCAGTTCACATACTATCTTAAACTTTAACCTGAATCATCCGCTTTGAAGATGCAGATTCCAGCGATACCAGTTCTGCTCATCCATCACCTGTTACAGCGAAAAGGTACTTAGTTTCTAGTTGACAACGAAGATGAATGCACATTTTAAACAAGAAAAAAGACCACCCCTAAACCCTGCCCAATTGAAAACATCTTATGAAAATCCTTCATCAAACGGATAAAGAGACTATTCAACCCTCTCCCTAACCGTCCTCACATTATGTAGGAGTGATGGAAGTTCATGAAACCAGAATAATAGGCTTACCCCACTGGCATCTTTTCTGTCTGACTTGAGCAAAAAGAAAAAGTAGatgggaaaaaaaaaaaaagagttataagTCATGACAGAATTGCCACAACTTACGTCGGGAGATCCGCATGAAGAACTGGAAATCCTCGAGGAACTGTTGCTAGTTTATATCAATTCCTATCCTCCCAAGATTGTCAAGACGTAACCTTTTCATAAGCATTTTAAATAAGATGCAAAAATCCACCTTTACTGCCTGCCTGCACACAtacgaaataaataaataaataaataaataaataaataaataaataaataaaaagaaataaaaatagaaataacTAAGAGCTCGACATGGGTTTAAAATGGTAAAAGACGTAAGGGACAGGGGAGTGGTAGCCTAGTGCTACCTCCACTTCCAATCATATGGTTGTGATTAGAGTCGCAAAATGGAGCAAAGTGGAAATGTGTCACTGCTGCACTCCTGGGTAAATGTTTGGGGGTTAAAGTTTACTATATCACGAAAACAAAGGAGGTAAACATTTTTATCAGATATCCCCAGAGGGATAAAAAGAGGCAAAAACCATTTTAAAGAAAAGATTAGATGCAGAAAGCCTAAGGAACTTAATTCCACTCCGCCTGAAATTAGTGACATAAGATCCCAACAATGACAACATTTTAAAGCACTATTCATTGCTGTTCTGAACTTGGTAAAAACACTTGCATGACTATTTCTGCTGCAGATGCAAGATTTATAAAACAGTCCAAGTTTTAAGAAACAGACAAGCAAAGCAGAACCCTCGAGGTAATATAGAAATCCTACATAGCAAAGGCAAATGAGACAAGAAAGGAAGGACGATTGGAAAACAGATGACATTATTCTGCCTAAGAGGTGATTCAGCCTATAAACTGTTTCCATACGGTAAACCATACAGAAAAGGAACTTATAGTAACGAATTTGCAATATGTGAGAATTAGTAAAGCAAGGACATAGTAAATGGATATTATGAACAATTAATACAGCCCTTTTGTAATTTGTACATAAGTAATCCAAGCAGGTAGTAATCAATAACAGCAATAAAAAGAATAGCTATCTGCCCTCAATCGAATAACAATGTacataataaaacaaaaacaggAACACATGGTCAAAGTATCCAAGTTCTGAAACATTGTTAAAGCAAGAACAACACATTACCTGCAATACAGGAGAAATGCCAGATCAAGCATCAGTAACTGCAGGGGACACAGTTTTATCATCACCAGCCCCAGTAGCAGATGACAATTCTTCATCACCATACTCTGTTGCAGTTGACACGTCTTCATCTCCGCCTTGCTTGATACTGGAGTTCTCTTCTTTGCCTGAAGCAGGAAGAGAAACTATTAATACGGAAGAGAAACAATTTGAAAGTGCTACTAGCAGAATTCGGTGCTGCAACTTCAGATTTGAGCTCACTATACCTGAAAAGACCTCCTTGCTCAGAGCTGTCTCGGAGTTCCTCTGAGCTACCAATTGCGATTTTGCCCCATTATCAGCGGCTCTAGCACCTGGACTGCCTTTAGGCTCTTTACTCTCAGGGTTAGAAACATTTTTACTTGCAGTagacttcttttcttcttgtcctTCAACTTCCAAGTCTCTGCCAGAACAACCAGGAAAATCTCTGCATGGAGTTTCAACTACTTCAACTTCAAGTGGAGCCACCTCCTTGTCAGTCATTCCCCACTCATCACAAATTAAATGTGTTTCCACATTAATTGTGGATTGACTGGATTTAGGTTCACTGAGTTCAGAATTGGAAATCTCATCTATTACGTCAGATTCTTTATTCCCTTTTCCTTCAACAGCAACATCTATCGAGGGAAAATTTTTAGACTTCCCTACTGCAGCATTCTCAGCTGTAACATCCACGGTAGCAACCTCCTCAGGAATTTCCATGTCTTGTTTGGAAACCGAATTAGACTCCACTATTTCAGAAGTTCCATCTGCTGCTTCTGGTTGAGATTCATTAAGTTCAACATTTAATGTTGAAAACTCTTCAGTTGTATCAGATCGTTGGTTCTCGGGTTCTTGATGTGCAGGATCTTGGATACCCAAATTCTCAGAGTTACACGGTGGGGGCTTAACAGCTGTAGCATCAGGTAAACCATCCTCCTTATTCCTCGTCTCTGAGTTCTCTTCCGCAACCAACTGTAACTCTATTTGAGATGTTCCACCAGGTTGAGCTTCATTTAGTTCAGACAGAGATTTTGAAACATCTCCAGTGGCATCAAATCCTTTGTCCACCGGGTCTTGGACATGCAAACTCTGAGACTTTTTTATCAGAGGTTTGGGAGCTGTTACCTCACCCGATGCCACTGACTCGCTATACATCTTTTCTATATTTTGTAAGGCAGAAAATTGAGATACCACTTCATTTTTAGATGTGCCAGCACTGTGTTGAGGTTCACTAAATGTAGAATTTGATGTTGAAGTATCTTCAGCAGCATCACTTCCCTTGGTCTCTTGACCTTCAACAGTAAGATCTTGGATTGATATATCCTTCGACTTTTCTGCCACCTGACCTGAATCTATTGAACCATCATTTATCCTTACTGTGTTTTCCTCAGCAACTAACTGCAGATCTGCTACCTTTTCAGATGTTCCAGCAATTGTGCTGGATAGAGGTTTTTTTAGTTCACCATTTAAAACATCTACATTATCTTCAGATCTTCTGCCCTCATTTGTCTCAACAGACAAATCATCACGGCACTGAACGCCAGCCTTCTCTGTTTGAGGCGGTACAATATCATCAACTTCATGTGAAGCAGACTCCGCACAAATTTTAGTTCGCATGTCTTCCACCATAACCTGTTTTAATTCTGGGTGATTTTCAGATGACCCAACAGCTGGACATAGTTGAGACACATTAGCTTCAGAATTAAAAAGACCTTCCTTTACATCAGAACTCATGTTACCCTGTAATTCAGCTACACAATTCGTGTCATGATTGCTGCAAAACGTTTCTTTTGGAGCCTCAACAGCTTCAGGATGTGAAGCAATCCGAAGTGAAAGGGATTCCTCCCGAGCACCAGATTCCGTGCTTCGCAGAGTCTCTACAAAATTATCAACAGGTGTCATATCAGATTCACAAGGTATACTGGAATAAATTTGCTTTTGTCTTTCAAACTCTATCAAATTGATTATCCGAACTAGATAAAGAATAGTCCTTGCTACAAATACCTGGGTGCAAGTTTGCTTCAGTAATTGCTTGTTGTTCAGGTTCCCTTTGTGATGTGCCACCAGTTAAACTGGATCGGGACTCATTTCTAGGGCTTAGTGCAACTTCACTTACATCCGAATTTTTCATATCTGGATCTTGTGCTGCAAGATCGCTCTCACATTTTTCTGTAAGGGAGTCTGCAACATTAGCTTGCTTCTCAAAAGTTTCTGGAGTCAAAGATTTTTCTTCCTCCACCCTACTTAAATTTTTAGTTATCTCCAGTGAAGCGTTAACTGATAACTTGTCTTGTTCACAAACCTTGGCCATTACAACTTTATCAGAATGTGTTCCTTCTCCCGATACCTCAACTTTGTCCTCCTGATGAACATCAACTAAAGCTTCTGTCTCGGTAGATGGAGATGCAAAGGATGTGATTCCCTTCATATTTTGACTGTCAGTCCCCACTGCAGGTGAAACAACAGTCTCCTCCTCTATGGTGTCTCCTGTCTCCTGTTCTTTTGTGAGTCCACCATCAGCACGACTCTCAATGCTGGCTACCTCAGTTTTACTAACAAATGATTTATCATGAGAAAGATCCTCCGTCTGTAGCTGGTCAACATCTTTTTCTGCAGCCATGTTTGCCCCACTCTTACCTGCCAGTGAAGTTTTGCATGAACCCCCCTTATCGAGTAGAGCAGCATTCGTGCAATTGCTTACATGGATCTGAACTAATGTAGGTTCGACATAACATAGAGATGATGCCTGTGATTCACCAGCCTTCATGCATCTCCCAGAttccttttcatcattttcattctTACTATCACTCTCACATTTGTCATTCATAGCCTCAATCTTACCACCTTCACCTTTAGAATTAGTTTCACTCTTTTCAGCACCTTCACCCTTAGAATCACCTTCACTCTCCTCAACCAGACAATCACTAACCTGAGCCATTGATCCTGAAGTTGATACAGCCAACTCATCACAAGATACAGGTAAATTTGGATGGCTGTCATATTTACTTCTCGAATATCCCTCTTCTTTGGTCTCTGATAGTGGAGTTACCAAGGGGATCTCTCTAGTCATAGCATTTTCCTTTTCCTTGAGATTGTCCACCCCTGCAGAAGAAAGAGTAACATGGGACGATGGATCTGTTTGGATAGCATCAGACTGCGGCTGAACTTCATTAAACGCTATATCTTCAGGGATTTTCCCAACAGAGAGAACTGAAGGCGTCTGAGATGCAGCTGACTGAACTTTCATTATCTGTTGATCCTCACTGAGAACCTCCTTAGTTGGAGCAGCTCCACAGCTTATATTTACAGTATCTACCCGTTCAGCAACATGACCACTGGATTGTGATGCATCGGATTTGATAGCATTTCTATGTAGCTCAACTTCAGAACGCACCATAGCTTGAGGGATTGGCCTTGCACTAGGATCTGGAATCATTTGAGATGCATCTGACTGGACAATTGCTGTTTGTTCCTGCACTTCCTGGAGAACCTTTTAAGTCATAGCAGTTTCAAAATTCAAATTACAGTATAAACCTCTTCAGCAGATACACCAACCTGAGCAGGAGAATCGCCAGAGTTGACCATATTAATCTGCAGCTCAATAGGAGGACCAGAGCAACTTTGAGGTGCAACAGATTGGATCACAGTTGCCTTTCTCTGAGCATCATCGAGAACCTTTTCAGCAGTAGCAGTATCCGGGTTTACATTATCACCCACCTGACCAGGAACCAGAATAGCATGGGATTGAGATGCGTCTCTGTTGATAGCATTGTTCTGTGGATCAACTTCACTACGGACCATATCTTTAGGGATTTGTCCAGAAAAATCTGGAGTCCTTTGAGATGCAACCGACTGGTCTACAACTACTTGTTGAGCTTCATTCTCACGCTTGCTTCTTGTAGTGGGCTTCCTCCCAACAGATAACCTGGTTCTCTTTTGTGGGGGTTCAATTGATCTTGGATCCTGAGCACCTAACCCCTCAGTAACAGTTGTGGTGATCAAATCCTGTCTCTTCCCCCTGCGCCGTGGTGGCTCACTTCCAGTTTGAGGCTTGCGTCCTCGTCCTCTACCTGGCTTAGGTGCAGTGGGAGGAGTGCTATACTGTGAAACCGATGAAATTGCAGGCAATGGTGGCACTGGATCAGAAGTATGACCAGTTCCTACACCAGAATCTCCTTGACCAATATTCTTCAAGATAGAAGAATCACATAAAGAATCGTCATGGCCTGAAATAGCAGAAGAGCAAGAAAATGTCCCCTTATCCGATCCAGAATCTAATTTTCCTGTTGCATTAGATGCTAAAAGAAGAGGAGCAGGTGCTGACGAGGTTGGACCCATGCTGGAACAGGAGGATGCAACAGCAGGAACAGGGCAAACTGAACTTAGTTCCATGCATGCAGAAGATGATGCAGGAACAGGAGCAGGTAAAACTGAACCGGAGTCCTTGGAGGTAAACGTAAGAAGAGGACCAGGTGTCGCAGAACTTGGTTCCGTGCCAGCCGAAGGTGAAGTATGAGGCACAACTGAAATTGCATTAGCTTGCGGAGTAGCTTCGGTCTGGGCAGCAGAGAAGGAACGATGGTCTTCTGAATGGTTTTTTGAGGATGAATGAACTGCAGGTGAAATTGAACTAGGGTCCTGGCTGGAAGAAGATGATGGAATAACAGGCACAGTTGAAACAGAGATTACTTCCTTGCTAGTGGAAGATGATGCAAGAGGCATCATAGAAACTGAATTCAGTTCCTTATTAGCATCTCTCACGGAAGCAGGAGCATGACCAAGGACTTTTGAACCCAAACCTGCCACTACCTGCGGCACCAGATCAGGCTTGCCCGTTGAGGGAGGTGTTGGAGGCATATGGTGACTTGAAGAGCTCAAAACATTCACACCTTGTGCTGCCGAGACAGACTCACTTATTGCTTGAGTTGGAGGGGAGAGAAACGCCTCTGTTGTAACACTCTGTCGTTTTCCTCTACGCCCTGGAGCTTCTCCTCCATTTTCAACCTTCCGACCTCGCCCTCGACCTCGACCTCGCCCTCTACCTCGTCCCCTGCCCTGCCCAATTGTAGGAGGACAAGGAGGACCAGACAGAGAAGCAACAGAAGGAACAACTGGCTGATGGCAAGGAGCAACAGCAGTAGCACTCCCTAGGATAGTTGCACTGGTACTTTCCACAGAGGAAGCACAAGGAATGGACACAGAAACAGGCCCAGAAGTTGCCTGACTGGTAGAAGTATTTTCTGCAACGGATATGCTATCCACCTTTACAGCTGCGGTTGCTGAAAGAACGACAGGGGACGGTGAGATTTCAGTCACTATTGCTGTCCTCCTTGGCCTTCCGCGGCCCCGTTTAGATGGCGGAGTCACGGTCACAGGGCTTTGTTGAACTATGGGCCCGACAAGTTGTTGGGGAAGCTCTTGTGCAGGCTGTTGGGGAAGTTCTTGGGCAGGCTGTTGGGGAAGTTCTTGTGCAGGCTGCTGGGGAGGAGGTTGATCCGGTGCTGGTGTTAGTATTTCACTAATGGCAACAACAGGGGCAGGACAACTGCCAGAGACTGGAAGGAATTTCTTTTCCTGAATTTCTTCTCTTAGAATAGGTGATTGAGGAGACTCAGCAAGGCACATTTTCTCAAATTCCTCTTCTGTCCATTGCTCTTCATATGAGCGAACCTAAGGAAGAACAAGAATTAAAATGAACAAATTAATGGATAATAAGTTATTTTACAGATAGTATAAGCATTGATAAAAGATATGGTTGCAAGTGCCTGCAGTCTCCAAAAGTATAACCAACCTCTCTTGTTCTTTTTCCACGTCCATAATGTTGGATATCAAGGCCCCCAAGACTCTCACCTTTCCGTTTTAACCCAGGGTTAGGAGccacagctggcttatcatctaTTTTCATTGCTTCATAAAATGGTTTCAAGTCTTCATCAGTAAGAAGTCGAGAGGGCAAAGGAGGAATGGGCTCTGAACTTTGTGTTACACTTTCTGAACACAACTTCTTCCAGACTTCCTGCATTACCAAGCGTGAATTAGTAAAATGATGATAAACTAATTGGGTGAATAACTTTTCAACCGGATTAGCAGGATATCCATCCAGAAAATGAGAGAATTAAATAGCCTGGAATAAAGTATTGGCATGATTACCATCTCTTCTTCACGCCTTTTCCTATCAATTGATTCAAATATATCAATCTCTGGCTCACTGCACATGGGGAGTAGAGATATCAGAGTTATGCACCTGATGGCTAGTAGGCCTAATAGTTCttgcaaatacatgtcaaataCATTAGAAATATAGCACCGGTGCCATAGAATAAAAATGAACTGATGACTAGCCAGCAAATATAACCTCCAGCTCTCaacaatgaaagaagaaaaaagggtaAAGGGACAAAAAGGTAGTCAGCACTGAGCTTCAAATGCTGCTTTTCGACAAATGAAATATTGGTCCTAAGAGTGATGTGGTTTTGAGATGCAGTTTCAGTGCCACATTGCCTGGAATGAACTGGATAAAATCATAACACAGCATAATTTGCTCTTCTGGTGTAAGAAATGTCATATTACACAAGTCACTGGAAATAATTTTAATGTATCAATGAATTCACAGCAGAATAAGAGCGCATTTGCTGCTACTATTTTACCTTCGCGCTATAAGATCATTCAAAGAATCATCATCAAGAACGGGTGCAGCTTCCTCTTTTTTGCTTTCACGCAAGAGGGACTCCAAGTATTCCCTTCGGTCCTCCGCACTACAACCAAGTTAAAATACGTTTATAAGCACAATGTATTCACCAAAGTAGTCAAAAGGTTGAGCAGATTTTCCAATTCTTAAAACTTCCTTCAAAAGACCTTGTGTTATTATCAAAGAATCCAGCAGTAATGCTTTGGTTAGCGACTCCAAGTTTGTGCTCCGCAGCAGCTCTAACTTGTTCCTCAACGGTTTGGacctaattcaacaaggttgtaGAAATTAGCAACTTAGAGATACCGTAGGTGCAATTGTGAATGAAAATTTGGATCAACAAATTATTTACAGTATTGATACACAAATTGTGGCAAGAATTAATGTCACATATGGTTAATAAGATTTGACCCTTCCAAAGCCTTGGGCGCTCTCAGCTCTGGGGCAGACCTTCAATTCATCTTTCCATTCTATCTTATATATATTAGAAGTAAGAAGTATCATTGAGAAACTCTAGAAGAACATTCAATGTTCAGGATAATCTGAACATAGAGTTCTGAAGAAACCAAAATCGCATCCACCCTACTCTATCAGGAAGTCAAAGAATGCTGCAATTAATGAAGTGAAGTCCAACAGAATTTTGATTGCTTTCGTAAGAAAAATCACTTATCTAGATAATGATTGTTTAAGGACTGCACACTTAATTGTTTTACCCAATCGCAGAAAAAGCGCAAAAAGAAAAACGAAGTAACTGTAGCTTTGGCTACCTAGATAACATGCTTTTCCTTACTTTGATGCATTTTCCTTATATGGAGCAGGCTAATGCCACCCCATCCCCCCATGGAAAGGGCAAGCATCTATTCAAAATGCTGGCAAAGCTTCTCAAGCTTCACATTTGAAGTTTTAAAAGCTAAGACTGAGTTCTCTGCATTGCTAAAAGGACTGTTGCCTCTCAACCAGTCAACCCAgagtagaaatgaaagaaagcagacACAAGGTGAATTATAGTACTATTACAGATGAACGACCACTAAAAGAACTGGCTTCATCTAACAAACATGCAAGGACTAAAAAATAAGACACTTTATTAAAATCATATCGAGTTTCCATACATGTCCTAGAACAAAGTCTTATCCCGCTTCACAAAAGGAAACACAGTTCAGCCACTAAACTGGAGAACGAAGATTACAAGGGCATGAATGGTGCTAGTACCCAGAAATGACGGGATACTGAACTAAAGATACATCTTAAGAAATTGCGTGCTAACAATGCTAACCACTGTAAATAAATCAGAATGACCCATGTGATCCACAAAACAGCAGACGACAATCTTAAGAAAGGAGTTTCAATAATCATTTTATAAAAGAATGAATCTGCAACTGCATGAATAGAAAATCTGACAGAAGTGAGAAACCATTTACCGTTTCTAATCGAAGAACAAGAACATCCTTCTTTTGACCTATCCTATGAGCCCTTGCCTGTGCTTGGAGATCAACCTAAACGCAGCAAACCGGGAGAGCAGTAAGCAAAAGCCACAGAATCAAAATAT
The Nicotiana sylvestris chromosome 11, ASM39365v2, whole genome shotgun sequence DNA segment above includes these coding regions:
- the LOC104249324 gene encoding chromatin structure-remodeling complex protein SYD isoform X1; translation: MANPNNVELEAAKFLHKLIQESKDEPTKLATKLYVILQHMRSSGKENSMPYQVISRAMETVVKQHGLDIEALMSSRLPMSAGVQVGEAASSQVAGSSQRAGVTRESKANLLGNEMVKPDAYASNSAVSGPSGSGHGIYQASAPHISGTGVKVPVMAPSASNSSQPVEPGISSPVQFGSPSIDNHGYAAKLHKDGSTEPFSGSTSVDLVAGRTAAGRALEHEGGSSMLGNASKISQGGMANNVPEKSMLRSETIRDAGKLPVAAQAPVSAMPFKEHHLKQLRAQCLVFLAFRNGLMPKKLHLEIALGNFYPKEGREQLLTDQSSASEVTRPLGGAGETDRLSSGPTSSGVLADTNPSMEAENANLMEDKSSQLDPSEHADERRPQRKMRMIQDAEVPIQDATESQASALRGVPIDSKPLAPNNHEHASANTEQLGMFPQASSVTGTSMQMKPDLSGWSGTEASKVSPPASANTHESGLLMKDCPADSNAQGNRHADSNLPSLPLRQQWKSVPGAINQSPVTMQVKDSNIMLKNLSQVQETDQEDENISASTDRLPSPRHTMMEKWILDRQKRKHLSEQKWSEKQQKAEKRIASCAEKLKESVSSSEDISAKTKSVIELKKLQLLELQRRLRSEILNDFFKPIAADMERLKSIKKHRIGRKSKQLERYEQKMKEERQKRIRERQKEFFSEIEVHRERLEDVFKMKRERWKGFNKYVKEFHKRKERIHREKIDRIQREKINLLKINDVEGYLRMVQDAKSDRVKQLLKETEKYLQQLGSKLKDAKSIARKFDTDMGDNRNTGVVEEDEIDFGDEDETDQAKHYLESNEKYYMMAHSVKETIAEQPTSLKGGKLREYQMNGLRWLVSLYNNHLNGILADEMGLGKTVQVISLMCYLMEAKNDRGPFLVVVPSSVLPGWESEINFWAPDMLKIVYSGPPEERRKLFKERIVHQKFNVLLTTYEYLMNKHDRPKLSKIHWHYIIIDEGHRIKNASCKLNADLKHYRSNHRLLLTGTPLQNNLEELWALLNFLLPNIFNSSEDFSQWFNKPFESNGDNSADEALLSEEENLLIINRLHQVLRPFVLRRLKHKVENELPEKIERLVRCEASSYQKLLMKRVEENLGAFGTSKARSVHNSVMELRNICNHPYLSQLHVEEIHELIPKHYLPNIVRICGKLEMLDRLLPKLKATDHRVLLFSTMTRLLDVMEDYLCWKEYKYLRLDGHTSGGDRGALIDRFNQPNSPFFIFLLSIRAGGVGVNLQAADTVILFDTDWNPQVDLQAQARAHRIGQKKDVLVLRLETVQTVEEQVRAAAEHKLGVANQSITAGFFDNNTSAEDRREYLESLLRESKKEEAAPVLDDDSLNDLIARSEPEIDIFESIDRKRREEEMEVWKKLCSESVTQSSEPIPPLPSRLLTDEDLKPFYEAMKIDDKPAVAPNPGLKRKGESLGGLDIQHYGRGKRTREVRSYEEQWTEEEFEKMCLAESPQSPILREEIQEKKFLPVSGSCPAPVVAISEILTPAPDQPPPQQPAQELPQQPAQELPQQPAQELPQQLVGPIVQQSPVTVTPPSKRGRGRPRRTAIVTEISPSPVVLSATAAVKVDSISVAENTSTSQATSGPVSVSIPCASSVESTSATILGSATAVAPCHQPVVPSVASLSGPPCPPTIGQGRGRGRGRGRGRGRGRKVENGGEAPGRRGKRQSVTTEAFLSPPTQAISESVSAAQGVNVLSSSSHHMPPTPPSTGKPDLVPQVVAGLGSKVLGHAPASVRDANKELNSVSMMPLASSSTSKEVISVSTVPVIPSSSSSQDPSSISPAVHSSSKNHSEDHRSFSAAQTEATPQANAISVVPHTSPSAGTEPSSATPGPLLTFTSKDSGSVLPAPVPASSSACMELSSVCPVPAVASSCSSMGPTSSAPAPLLLASNATGKLDSGSDKGTFSCSSAISGHDDSLCDSSILKNIGQGDSGVGTGHTSDPVPPLPAISSVSQYSTPPTAPKPGRGRGRKPQTGSEPPRRRGKRQDLITTTVTEGLGAQDPRSIEPPQKRTRLSVGRKPTTRSKRENEAQQVVVDQSVASQRTPDFSGQIPKDMVRSEVDPQNNAINRDASQSHAILVPGQVGDNVNPDTATAEKVLDDAQRKATVIQSVAPQSCSGPPIELQINMVNSGDSPAQEVQEQTAIVQSDASQMIPDPSARPIPQAMVRSEVELHRNAIKSDASQSSGHVAERVDTVNISCGAAPTKEVLSEDQQIMKVQSAASQTPSVLSVGKIPEDIAFNEVQPQSDAIQTDPSSHVTLSSAGVDNLKEKENAMTREIPLVTPLSETKEEGYSRSKYDSHPNLPVSCDELAVSTSGSMAQVSDCLVEESEGDSKGEGAEKSETNSKGEGGKIEAMNDKCESDSKNENDEKESGRCMKAGESQASSLCYVEPTLVQIHVSNCTNAALLDKGGSCKTSLAGKSGANMAAEKDVDQLQTEDLSHDKSFVSKTEVASIESRADGGLTKEQETGDTIEEETVVSPAVGTDSQNMKGITSFASPSTETEALVDVHQEDKVEVSGEGTHSDKVVMAKVCEQDKLSVNASLEITKNLSRVEEEKSLTPETFEKQANVADSLTEKCESDLAAQDPDMKNSDVSEVALSPRNESRSSLTGGTSQREPEQQAITEANLHPETLRSTESGAREESLSLRIASHPEAVEAPKETFCSNHDTNCVAELQGNMSSDVKEGLFNSEANVSQLCPAVGSSENHPELKQVMVEDMRTKICAESASHEVDDIVPPQTEKAGVQCRDDLSVETNEGRRSEDNVDVLNGELKKPLSSTIAGTSEKVADLQLVAEENTVRINDGSIDSGQVAEKSKDISIQDLTVEGQETKGSDAAEDTSTSNSTFSEPQHSAGTSKNEVVSQFSALQNIEKMYSESVASGEVTAPKPLIKKSQSLHVQDPVDKGFDATGDVSKSLSELNEAQPGGTSQIELQLVAEENSETRNKEDGLPDATAVKPPPCNSENLGIQDPAHQEPENQRSDTTEEFSTLNVELNESQPEAADGTSEIVESNSVSKQDMEIPEEVATVDVTAENAAVGKSKNFPSIDVAVEGKGNKESDVIDEISNSELSEPKSSQSTINVETHLICDEWGMTDKEVAPLEVEVVETPCRDFPGCSGRDLEVEGQEEKKSTASKNVSNPESKEPKGSPGARAADNGAKSQLVAQRNSETALSKEVFSGKEENSSIKQGGDEDVSTATEYGDEELSSATGAGDDKTVSPAVTDA